The Planctomycetaceae bacterium genome contains the following window.
ACTCAGACGGCACCGCCGACAATCAATCTGGATCATCCCGCGGAAGGCTGCGATCTTGACTACGTACCGCACACCGCGCGAAACATGCCGATTCGCTACACGCTGAAGAACAGCTTCGGCTTCGGCGGCCACAACGCATGCCTGGTGCTCGGGCGGCCCTGAGGCACGGCGCTGGGCCATTCCCGGTTACTCGCTTCGCTCGTGCGACGTCAGCCTGACACTTCGCCGGGAAAGCTGCACGGCGCGGACCCTGCGCTGCGAACGGCAGGGGCACGGCACCTCCATCCGTTTCAGGCTCATCCGGAAAATGGGGGTGTTGAGTCAACAGCGTTTCAGGCCCGGCGGGCCGACACAACCTGTGCCGGTGGCGTGAGCCACCGGTCAGATGCCAAATACCTGTCCAAAGCCCCGGAGGGGCGATACAGGCTTAAACGCAGTGCATGTGTCGGCCCTTCAGGCCTGCGGACGCGGAGACACCAGCTTCCGGAGCCTGTCGGCTCCGGCTGACGTTGTGCCTGCCCTCCGGGCATCAACAACCGGAAACGCAAGGTTGTCGGATCGCAACGGCAGATCCGATCGAAGTATCCGAAGGAATGACGGCGAACGCCAGCAAGTCTTCATCGACCGATTCTTCAGCAACACCCCCATTCCCCGGAAGAGCCCCGTTTTGGCCTTCGGCCGGGGTGCCGATATCAGGCGGTCGTCTTGAGCCTTACCGACCGTCGGGACGAGAAAATCGAAGGCCGGAGTTTTGTCTTGCCGAGTTTTTGCCGGCGTGGTCGGCGAGAGCGTTGCCGGCCTGGACATGCTGCGGGTCCAGTGACAGCGCCGCTTTGAACCACATCGCAGCAATTTCGTGCATGCCGAGTTCGTCGGCGGTTTGGCCGATCTGAAACCTCAGGTCGGCATTCGTCACGTCGGATAACGCCTGGGAGTGGAGTTCGGCCAGTTGAGTTCTCAGGTCGCTGATGTGCTTCATCTTTTTCGCCGTCGCGTCAGCCTGATCTGTCTTTCCCTGGAGCTGGTAGAGCTGGGACAACTGCACATACAGGGCCGGGTCCGCGGAATTGACTTCCGCAGCGCGTTCCAGCAGCGATTCGGCTTCTGAGTACTCGCGGCGTTCCATCAGAATGGAGGCCTTGAGTTTCAGTGCTTCGACATGTTGCGGCGCCGATTTCAGAACGCTGTCCGCAAGCTGCAGCGCCGCCTCGGAATTCCCCAGTGCGGACTGACAGCGGCCGCGTAGAGCGTCGGTGTCGGCTGACGTCCGACATTCGGACAGCACGCGGACGGCTTCGTCGTAGTCGCCGGTTTCGAACAGACATTCCGCCAGTTCGAAGCGCATTTCATCGGCAAGGATCTGAGACGGATGATGCTTCAGTCCCTGCCGGTACTCAGCGATGGCATCCGGATAGTGTTCGTAATCCTTGTGGATCGCTCCGGCGAAGCGATACGGCCGGGGGTCATCGGGATCCAGCCGCTTGACTTCATCCAGATGAGCCAGTGCCAGCGCCATGGCTCCCAGGTCGTACAGCGTCGCGGCCATCCAGCGATGTGACGCCACGTCGTCGGGATCGAAAGCCAGAGCGTCCTGGAAGGCTCGCCGCGCTTCATCCAACTGGCCGGCCCGATGGAACGTTTCACCCGTGAGCCTCCATGCCGCGACGCGCGTGCTCTCGTCGGCGCGAGCAGCTTCCAGTTCGGCGACGGCTTCCGGCAGTTGTCCGCGAGCCAGTTCGAACATGCCGGTCAGCAGTGATGCCTGAGCCTGCCAGTCGGCTGTGTTCTTCAAAGCCAGCCCTTCGATTCGCAGCGTCTTCAGATCACCGGCTTCGTATGCCTGTAAGCCGCGAGCATACCGCGATTCCGGCTGCCCAGCCTTCCAGGACGGCCACGCGATCGCCGCGGCGATGACAGCGATAGCGACAATCGCCATCACAATGCTTCGACGGCGACGTTTCTTTGGCGAAGGCGATGACACGGGACAGCGTTCCTGAGACTTGCGGCAGTACGGATCGGGCTATGTGACGGATTAGCGGGTTGTGAACGGTGCCGGTAGCGCAATCGGCGATGTGGTCGACAATGAGATTCGCAACGGCGCCGAGATTGGCAACGGCGCCGAGATTGGCAACGGCGCCGGGAGTTACACGCGATTCTGTCACAACACTCGCCGGGCAACAATCATGAGGACGAATGTCGAATTCTGAAATTCCTGCCGCGTACCTCGTTCGCCGCGGCCATCACCTCGTTCCGAGGGCTCCAGCCCTGGAACGCCGTGCCACGCAGGCTCGGCCCGCAGTCCCGCGAGTCGTGACGGCTGCCCGGTCGCGCAGGCAGAGCCCATCCGGCCATGCGTCCCGGAGCGTGATCCCGCGCGAAGAGTTGAGGGAACGCGACGGGAGCGCCGAGAGATTTCCGTGTTCCGCTGCGGTTCTGTACGATCCGGTTGTGGGAGCCGGCTCTTTTTGACATCGAATGTTACCGCAATTGTCACCGCAATTTCAGGAGTATCGCCGATCATGACAGCCGACCGCGAATTGACGGACACGTCTCGAAGGAGGTTTCTCGGCAGCGTGGCCGCCGGCGTCACCGCGTTTCACATCGTTCCGCGGCACGTTCTGGGTGGGCCGAATCATGTGGCTCCCAGCGAAACGGTCAACGTCGCGCTCGTCGGAGCCGGCGGTCGCGGGCTG
Protein-coding sequences here:
- a CDS encoding tetratricopeptide repeat protein, yielding MSSPSPKKRRRRSIVMAIVAIAVIAAAIAWPSWKAGQPESRYARGLQAYEAGDLKTLRIEGLALKNTADWQAQASLLTGMFELARGQLPEAVAELEAARADESTRVAAWRLTGETFHRAGQLDEARRAFQDALAFDPDDVASHRWMAATLYDLGAMALALAHLDEVKRLDPDDPRPYRFAGAIHKDYEHYPDAIAEYRQGLKHHPSQILADEMRFELAECLFETGDYDEAVRVLSECRTSADTDALRGRCQSALGNSEAALQLADSVLKSAPQHVEALKLKASILMERREYSEAESLLERAAEVNSADPALYVQLSQLYQLQGKTDQADATAKKMKHISDLRTQLAELHSQALSDVTNADLRFQIGQTADELGMHEIAAMWFKAALSLDPQHVQAGNALADHAGKNSARQNSGLRFSRPDGR